A single region of the Oryzias latipes chromosome 21, ASM223467v1 genome encodes:
- the LOC101174335 gene encoding histamine N-methyltransferase-like: MASPLKSLVCDDGRYQEAFELFLQRSSEHQCMQDFIHTQLPDILASVGDGKPHLNVIGVGSGAGLIDLEMLSELHQKHPAATVENEVVEPSSQQLHNFKVLVGQKPELGFIKFNWNQMTAAQFEEHWKLKKMMKKADFIHMVQMLYYVKDPGATISFFQHLLSERGKLLIILVSGQSGWGKLWRTYRHQLCNTEISQCVTTADIKSYLESKGVSYQSYELPSQLDITECFTEGDQTGELLLDFLTEVLDFSKTASAELKAGVLDLLRHPDCSVESQGRVIFNNNLGVLVIDHQS, from the exons ATGGCATCTCCTCTGAAGAGTCTGGTCTGTGATGACGGCAGGTACCAGGAAGCCTTCGAGCTGTTCCTGCAGCGCTCCTCTGAGCACCAGTGCATGCAGGACTTCATCCACACGCAGCTGCCAGACATCCTCGCCAG CGTCGGAGATGGAAAGCCCCACCTGAACGTCATTGGGGTTGGAAGCGGCGCAG GTCTGATTGACCTGGAGATGCTCTCTGAACTCCACCAGAAGCACCCCGCGGCCACCGTGGAGAACGAGGTGGTGGAGCCCAGCAGCCAACAGCTTCACAACTTCAAAG TTTTAGTGGGGCAGAAACCAGAGTTGGGCTTCATTAAATTCAACTGGAACCAGATGACTGCGGCTCAGTTTGAGGAGCACTGGAAGctgaagaagatgatgaagaaggCAGACTTCATCCACATGGTTCAG ATGCTGTACTATGTGAAGGATCCTGGAGCAACCATCAGCTTCTTCCAGCATCTGCTCTCTGAAAGGGGAAAGCTGCTCATCATTCTGGTGTCTG GTCAGAGCGGTTGGGGGAAGCTCTGGCGAACCTACAGGCATCAGCTGTGCAACACAGAAATTAGTCAGTGTGTGACCACCGCAGACATCAAGAGCTATCTGGAATCCAAAGGGGTGAGCTACCAGAGCTACGAGCTGCCGTCCCAACTGGACATCACCGAGTGTTTCACCGAGGGAGACCAGACGGGGGAGCTGCTTCTTGACTTTCTGACAGAAGTGTTGGACTTCAGTAAAACGGCCTCGGCTGAGCTGAAAGCCGGAGTTTTGGATCTGCTGAGGCACCCAGACTGCAGCGTGGAGTCCCAGGGCCGAGTGATCTTCAACAACAACCTCGGAGTCTTAGTCATAGATCATCAAAGCTGA